A region of Streptomyces halobius DNA encodes the following proteins:
- a CDS encoding golvesin C-terminal-like domain-containing protein, which yields MAMTTSLVSTASAGERTVPKSAADALASDAPAPQGQPKPSAIPVEDRKGLLGADYTKSSDRIVTLSGDGTGLHVLTGKAKDGYALKTAATLFEDGFASDTWIGNHCVTESGKYAAVAYAPRMFTNKPELMVRGAFTTIVNLDTGKVTKLPHTATLAYFSPGCGNGDTAVFSQMTWDGDTKQQTRLISVDAKTGKAAQPVAFPGQVTSAIPTKDGIVAAHGNKLVRINGTKEKVLVRTKTVPFQLTADADGGVTFIDRELDDKTGKKPLSRAKRVTGTSKPTTLAEGKLTDWDLTRSADGTAFITGKATTKTGLPKAVKKPGGLTKGALISTTGKTAHTSHWADGKTTLINPKDASKPRPARLKLTALATKKTTELDITPSTQSSGKTSPTLSGPKPQGGTNGEIDEGGMSTQTFRTQVLTGFTDPVVGDPNNPSEKADERTCAVQRNSVKLQAFQPTPRQIEWAVDQAIVGELNFYRAANWKNTGVGGYQPQGLFPAKPLAGDPNGTLDNEDPDVTDKWHIPAQVMLGITAQESNMWQATRFAVPGVTANPLIGNYYGVDYAASGEQLDPWRINWFDADCGYGITQATDGMRLPNKGQSTLSPLAQKAVAVDYTANIAAGAQILSEKWNETYNAGMKINGGHPRWIENWFFALWAYNSGFYPSADAAGHKGVGWTNNPANPLWKSNRTPFLENVFGNDDYSHAAHPQDWPYEEKVIGWAGHPIEAMFAPGDFQAGYRYAWWGGAAGDALTPGSAKYNRARAKPPVDLFCDASNNCDPAKIGENDSNDPGQGACNLDANRDDPHWLHCWWDKPISPDEWKDCNSDSTCGNAVHRFTTSYGEQPDANSYPPRCDTGLPTNALIVDDVQNGVTPAGVDANRGCGAIKSDGTFTFDFTPWQTTMERPDESTLTMNTYPGKIDTHQIGAGYGNHFWFTHTRTPESYPANANRLKVTGTWKLNGPINNTSGQAKVFAHIPDHGAQTKKATYWIKTDEGEIDATISQKANQSNKWVDLGAYYFKNTTPEVRLDNFNGGTGDADIAFDAIAFVPGTYNGTKFGTYPLPNPSAADPEPIEPSEEISGGFFPALPGTRSTTSASTMSLSSPTSCSIASVSIERKRANACIHDTLYVTHFENGKPDGTASFDYYNTIYLDPKSAEFSQVTTLSLKSMNGAMNTVNLDYRAKCRGYCAITSTNWDGSKTWKKGDTLRRTITTRMKWTPSQDTTNTITPYWTFAGSTNGDPIRNPLEVEKSQLDIRCDNQVINAGTGCVFSGYKPTYVMNSKKFRGAAAHIALMWDKTKIVYGKRSSGKPLKYLADKMSDDGSGKTQHKRNRQKICKRKWRTYAGTGLFTDLWGTTDSISCDEFAFANAYQSGGNPNSNGGTNPVDYSGAECVQTYIKRNSDDTISIHLRPDYPAPNWSEPCGRSSMSNWQNTQSMRPFGDFIKEQRLMQDDQYWVDLDGFTL from the coding sequence ATGGCGATGACCACCTCACTGGTCAGTACCGCCAGTGCCGGAGAACGCACCGTACCCAAAAGCGCCGCCGACGCTCTGGCCTCGGACGCTCCCGCGCCCCAGGGCCAGCCGAAGCCGTCGGCGATCCCCGTCGAGGACCGCAAGGGTCTCCTCGGCGCCGACTACACCAAGTCGTCCGACCGGATCGTCACCCTCTCCGGTGACGGCACCGGCCTGCACGTGCTGACCGGCAAGGCCAAGGACGGCTACGCGCTGAAGACCGCAGCAACCCTCTTCGAGGACGGCTTCGCCTCCGACACCTGGATCGGCAACCACTGCGTCACCGAGTCGGGTAAGTACGCCGCCGTCGCCTACGCCCCGCGCATGTTCACCAACAAGCCGGAACTGATGGTGCGCGGCGCGTTCACCACCATCGTCAACCTGGACACGGGCAAGGTCACCAAGCTGCCGCACACCGCGACGCTGGCCTACTTCAGCCCCGGCTGCGGCAACGGTGATACGGCCGTCTTCTCCCAGATGACGTGGGACGGCGACACCAAGCAGCAGACCCGGCTCATCAGCGTGGACGCCAAGACGGGCAAGGCCGCACAGCCGGTCGCCTTCCCCGGCCAGGTCACCTCAGCCATCCCCACCAAGGACGGCATCGTCGCCGCACACGGCAACAAGCTCGTGCGTATCAACGGCACCAAGGAGAAAGTGCTGGTACGCACCAAGACCGTGCCGTTCCAGCTCACCGCCGACGCCGACGGCGGCGTGACCTTCATCGACCGGGAGTTGGACGACAAGACAGGCAAGAAGCCTCTTTCCCGGGCCAAGCGCGTCACAGGGACGTCCAAGCCGACCACCCTGGCTGAAGGCAAGCTCACCGACTGGGACCTGACCCGCTCGGCTGACGGAACCGCCTTCATCACCGGCAAGGCGACCACCAAGACCGGCCTGCCGAAGGCGGTGAAGAAACCGGGCGGTCTCACCAAGGGCGCCCTGATCTCCACCACAGGCAAGACCGCGCACACCTCGCACTGGGCTGACGGCAAGACCACCCTCATCAACCCCAAGGACGCCTCCAAGCCGCGCCCGGCCCGCCTGAAGCTCACCGCTTTGGCCACGAAGAAGACAACCGAGCTGGACATCACCCCCAGCACACAGTCTTCCGGGAAGACCTCGCCCACCCTGTCGGGCCCCAAGCCCCAGGGCGGCACCAACGGCGAGATCGACGAGGGCGGCATGTCCACCCAGACATTCCGCACGCAGGTCCTCACCGGCTTCACCGATCCCGTTGTCGGCGACCCGAACAACCCGAGCGAGAAGGCCGACGAGCGTACCTGCGCTGTGCAGCGCAACAGCGTCAAGCTCCAGGCGTTCCAGCCCACCCCACGCCAGATCGAATGGGCCGTGGACCAGGCCATCGTCGGTGAGCTGAACTTCTACCGGGCAGCGAACTGGAAGAACACCGGGGTCGGCGGCTACCAGCCCCAGGGCCTCTTCCCCGCCAAGCCCCTCGCCGGTGACCCCAACGGCACCCTCGACAACGAGGACCCCGACGTCACCGACAAGTGGCACATCCCGGCACAGGTGATGCTCGGCATCACCGCGCAGGAATCCAACATGTGGCAGGCCACCCGCTTCGCCGTGCCCGGCGTCACCGCGAACCCCCTGATCGGCAACTACTACGGCGTCGACTATGCCGCCTCCGGCGAACAGCTCGACCCGTGGCGGATCAACTGGTTCGACGCCGACTGCGGCTACGGCATCACCCAGGCCACCGACGGCATGCGCCTGCCGAACAAGGGCCAGTCCACGCTGTCCCCGCTCGCTCAGAAGGCCGTCGCCGTGGACTACACCGCGAATATCGCCGCCGGTGCGCAGATCCTCTCTGAGAAGTGGAACGAGACCTACAACGCCGGGATGAAGATCAACGGCGGTCACCCCCGCTGGATCGAGAACTGGTTCTTCGCTCTGTGGGCCTACAACTCCGGCTTCTACCCCAGCGCCGACGCGGCCGGACACAAGGGCGTCGGCTGGACCAATAACCCGGCCAACCCGCTGTGGAAGTCCAACCGCACCCCGTTCCTGGAGAACGTCTTCGGTAACGACGACTACAGCCACGCCGCGCACCCGCAGGACTGGCCGTACGAGGAGAAGGTCATCGGCTGGGCCGGGCACCCCATCGAGGCCATGTTCGCCCCCGGCGACTTCCAGGCCGGATACCGCTACGCATGGTGGGGCGGCGCCGCGGGCGACGCCCTGACCCCCGGCAGCGCGAAGTACAACCGGGCCCGGGCCAAGCCGCCGGTTGACCTGTTCTGCGACGCCTCCAACAACTGTGACCCGGCCAAGATCGGAGAGAACGACTCCAACGACCCCGGCCAAGGCGCCTGCAACCTGGACGCCAACCGGGACGATCCTCACTGGCTGCACTGCTGGTGGGACAAGCCCATCAGCCCGGATGAGTGGAAGGACTGCAACAGCGACAGCACCTGCGGCAACGCCGTGCACCGCTTCACCACCAGCTACGGTGAGCAGCCGGATGCCAACTCCTACCCGCCCCGCTGCGACACCGGCCTTCCCACGAACGCCCTGATCGTCGACGACGTCCAAAACGGCGTCACACCGGCAGGCGTAGACGCAAACCGCGGCTGCGGAGCGATCAAGTCCGACGGCACCTTCACCTTCGACTTCACCCCCTGGCAGACCACCATGGAACGCCCGGATGAGTCGACGCTGACGATGAACACCTACCCGGGCAAGATCGACACCCACCAGATCGGCGCCGGCTACGGCAATCACTTCTGGTTCACGCACACCCGTACACCCGAGAGCTACCCGGCCAACGCCAACCGGCTGAAGGTCACCGGCACGTGGAAGCTGAACGGTCCGATCAACAACACCTCCGGCCAGGCCAAGGTCTTCGCGCACATCCCCGACCACGGGGCACAGACCAAGAAGGCCACCTACTGGATCAAAACCGACGAGGGTGAGATCGACGCGACGATCTCACAGAAGGCCAACCAGTCGAACAAGTGGGTCGACCTGGGCGCCTACTACTTCAAGAACACCACGCCCGAGGTCCGGCTGGACAACTTCAACGGCGGCACTGGAGACGCGGACATCGCCTTCGACGCCATCGCCTTCGTGCCCGGCACCTACAACGGCACGAAGTTCGGCACCTACCCGCTGCCCAACCCGAGCGCGGCGGACCCGGAACCCATCGAGCCGTCAGAGGAAATCTCCGGAGGCTTCTTCCCTGCACTCCCCGGAACCAGATCCACCACCAGCGCCAGCACGATGTCGCTGAGCAGTCCGACCTCGTGCTCGATCGCCTCGGTGTCGATCGAACGCAAGCGCGCCAACGCCTGCATCCACGACACTCTGTACGTCACGCACTTCGAGAACGGGAAACCAGACGGCACAGCGAGCTTCGACTACTACAACACGATCTACCTCGACCCCAAGAGCGCCGAGTTCTCGCAGGTCACCACGCTCTCCTTGAAGTCGATGAACGGCGCGATGAACACGGTCAACCTGGACTACCGGGCCAAATGCCGTGGCTACTGCGCCATCACCAGCACGAACTGGGACGGATCCAAGACGTGGAAGAAGGGAGACACACTCCGCAGGACCATCACCACACGCATGAAGTGGACGCCGAGCCAGGACACCACGAACACAATCACCCCGTACTGGACCTTCGCCGGCTCGACCAACGGTGACCCGATTAGGAACCCACTCGAAGTCGAGAAGTCCCAACTGGACATCCGCTGTGACAACCAGGTCATCAACGCCGGAACCGGCTGTGTCTTCTCCGGCTACAAGCCGACCTACGTCATGAACTCCAAGAAGTTCCGCGGCGCAGCGGCACACATCGCCCTGATGTGGGACAAGACGAAAATCGTCTACGGAAAGCGCAGCAGCGGAAAGCCGCTGAAGTACCTCGCCGACAAGATGTCCGACGACGGCAGCGGCAAGACCCAGCACAAGCGCAACCGTCAGAAGATCTGCAAGCGGAAGTGGCGCACGTACGCGGGAACCGGCCTGTTCACCGACCTGTGGGGAACAACCGACTCCATCAGCTGTGACGAGTTCGCCTTCGCCAACGCCTACCAGAGCGGCGGCAACCCGAACTCCAACGGCGGCACCAACCCCGTCGACTACAGCGGCGCCGAGTGCGTGCAGACCTACATCAAGCGCAACAGCGACGACACGATCTCCATCCACCTGCGCCCCGACTACCCGGCGCCGAACTGGAGCGAGCCATGTGGCCGGTCCTCGATGTCGAACTGGCAAAACACTCAGTCCATGCGTCCGTTCGGTGACTTCATCAAGGAGCAGCGTCTTATGCAGGACGACCAGTACTGGGTCGACCTCGACGGATTCACCCTGTAA